GTTTGCGCTAGCACGGTTGTGAGATAAGTTAATTCCTCTGCCCGCGTTTTGAGTGCGTCTTCCGAAGCTTTGCGATCGCTAATATCCAAACAGCAGCCAATATATCCAGCAAAACTCCCGTCGGGGGTAAACCGAGGACTGCCTTTTTCAAAGATCCAACGGTACTTACCATCCGCCCGTCGCAGGCGAAATTCTTGCGCGAACTCTTGCCGACTGTGAAAAGCTGATAAATAAGTTTCCACGCAACGAGAGACATCTTGAGGGTGTACTGCTTCAGTCCAGCCTTCGCCTAATTCCTGTTTTAAACTGCGTCCGGTAAAATTTAACCAAGATTGATTGGCAAACTCCCACAAACTGTCAGTCCCAGCCATCCAGATCATCAGGGGTGTGCCGTCTGCCATCGTGCGAAATCGAGCTTCGCTTTCCCGCAATTCTGCTTCTGCTTGCTTGGCTGCGGTGATATCCAACATCAATCCCCGCAGTTTAGATTTTCCCTCACGATCGCGAGCAAAGTGCAGGCGATCGCGCAGCCACACCACGCGCCCGTCTGCGGCTATACAGCGGTATTCCAAACTACAATCGCGACCTAGCTTTTCCTGGTGGTAAGACTGTACTACCCTTGCCCGATCTTCAGGGTGAATGAGATTCTGCCAAAAGTTCGGCTGCTGTAGCCACTGTTCCACAGGGTAGCCTAAAATTTCTGCTGCACTTTGACTGACGAAGGTAAATCGCGCCGTTGCTGGATCGTATTCCCAAACAATCGTGTCTTCCAGCCCGTTGACTAAATCTTGAAATCTCTGTTGTACGGCTTCTAGTTGTGTTACTTCTGGTTGTGTCTTTGCCGATTCCGGTACGGTTGATTTTACATCGGTTTGAGTAATAAAAGCGACTTGCCGAGCCGATCCGTCACTCTCTTTTGGGATAACTTGTTCTTGCCACCAATAATAGTTTCCATCTGCTGCCAAAACTCTGTAGGAGACAGTATAAGCCTGCTGGCGAGCGATCGCTTGCTGCCGTTGCTGGTAATAGCGATCGCGATCTTCAGGATGGATGGTCTGCCAAAGTTCCCCAGGAACTGTTTCTATTTGGCTCATTTAGTTTTTGACTGTATTAGCAACTTGATTTTCTATGCTAGGAAAAATTCTATTACACTGTTAGATAGATAAATTTTATCTAGATAGCATCTCAGTTGAAAGGTTAACTTACTCTCTTTGCCAGAAAGGGTAATATCTAAATATTGAAATTCTCGAAAACCCCTTATATGTAAGTCTTTCTGGTAAATATTGATAGAAATCACCGTTCTTTATCCAAAAAAAAATATAATTACGATCGAGTTAAGATTTATTATAAGTTTAAGTCGGGATAACTCAAATAAAAAAAATTAAAACAAGAGAAGATCGACAAGTTCTCTCTTGAGAGGGATGAAAAAAACTGGATAAAAGTATTAAAGCCATAAGTAGAGGTTTTTGCAGGATAGCAAAAGATCGTCTTGGCAATTATGGAGCATGAAAGCAAATGAGGATGGCAATGTAAATAAAAGTACTAAGATTAGATTATCGAACAAAGCTAGAGTTAAAAACTTACTTGATACAGCAATCCTACAAGAGTTTATGGAATGGCTAGAGCAGTGAGTAAGGGCTGCGATCTACCTCGCTTTGAATCCCACTTTACTTTTAGTTGTAGGACATGCAGCCAAAGCATCATCTGTCATTTATTACCAGACCAATGACAAATGACCAATGACAAATGACAAATGTAAAAAACATGAGTAAAATTCGCGTTGCTTTAATTGAAGACCACGATCTCACTCGCGTCGGGATCAGAACAGCACTACAACAGCGGCAAGAACTTGAAGTGGTAGGTGAAGCTGCCAACGCTAGCGAGGGTTTGCAGTTATTGCAGACAGTCCATCCCGATATTGCGATCGTGGATATCGGTTTACCTGATAAAGATGGCATTGAACTAACTAGGGAGATTAAGGCAGCCGCAAGCGAGGGAGAAGGATTCACTACCAAAGTTTTGATCTTGACTTTGCGAGACAATCGAGAAGCAGTGTTAGCTGCTTTTGCGGCGGGGGCTGATTCTTATTGCATGAAGGATATTAGTTTCGATAACTTACTAGAAGCATTGCGCGTCACCCACAGCGGCAATGCTTGGATCGATCCCGCGATCGCCCGCATTGTTTTACAGCAAGTCAAACCCGCACCTGCCGAAGTTCCTGCTGCTGTAGTCGCTGAAGTTAGTAAAGAAGACAAAGACAACAAAACTGTTGCTATCCATGCAGCTGATGAAGACTACGACCAAATGTTAGCTGCTTACCCCCTCACCGAAAGGGAATTAGAGGTATTGCAACTGATTGTAGAAGGTTGTAGTAATGCTGTAATTGCGGAAAAACTTTACATTACCGTTGGTACGGTAAAAACCCACGTCCGCAACATCCTGAACAAACTCTGCGCCGATGACCGCACCCAAGCCGCAGTCCGCGCCCTGAGATCTGGGCTAGTTGGTTAGGTCTTTAGTAGAGACGCGATGTATTGCGTCTCTACAGATACATATTTACAACTTCCTATCGCTTCAAACTCAACAACTCCTGCGGTGAGCCTAAGAGTTTGATTTTGGTGGCAGCAATTTCTTGCTGAGAATTGAGTAAAAAGAACCAAGAAACGTTCACGCCAAACACAGGGGTTTGCACTTTCCCCACGACTTGCACTTCCAAATCGCCATTTTCCACAACCTGGGAAATTCCTCGCTCTGGCTCCAACTTCATTCCTTGAGCTTCCCCCTGCAAGAAGGAAGCGATCGCCTCTCGTCCCAAAATTCCTGCTTCAAAAGGAGGATACATCACTCCATCTGTAGCGAATAAATTTGCACAGGCTTGATAATTTTCTGTATTTAAAGTGTCAAAGTAACGAACAATTGTAGATTCTGTAATGCCTGTTATTTGTTGTACCGTATCCTGCTGCGATCGCGTTGATGCTTCCATGCGATTCATTCATCCCTCTCGACAAAAACAGCTTGCTCTTAACGCTCACGATCGCATATAAGAGTAGGTCAAAACCTGCCCCTATAGAAGGATTCTAGAATTTGTGATTCGTAGTTCGTCATCAATCATTTGGGTGTACTATCCAAATGACCAATGACCAATGACCAATGACTAACCTAACCAGCGACCAAATCAAACAAAAAGCCTTAGAATTAGGGTTTCACAAAGTCGGCATTGCCGCAGTAGAAGCAGTAGGAACTGCGGAGCGGCAGAGGTTGCAAGCTTGGTTGCAACTGGGATACCAAGCAAACATGGCATGGATGGCAAACCCCAAGCGCGAGGATATTCGTTTAGTCATGCCAGAAGTGCGATCGCTAATTTGCGTGGCGCTCAACTATTACACTCCTCACCAACATTCTACAGATCTAGCAAATGCAAAAATTTCTCGTTATGGCTGGGGTAGAGATTATCACAAGGTACTGCACAAAAAGCTTAAAGCCTTGACTCAGTGGTTGCGATCGCAAGCAGCAGATATCCAAACGCGATTCTATGCCGATACGGGTCCAATTCAAGATAAAGCGTGGGCGCAACAAGCAGGTATCGGCTGGATTGCTAAAAATGGTAACGTAATTACACGAGAATACGGCTCTTGGGTATTTTTGGGTGAAGTGCTGACTGACTTAGTTTTGACCCCAGATCGACCCCATACGCAACATTGCGGTAATTGTACTCGCTGCCTAGAGGCATGTCCGACACAAGCAATTACGCAGCCTTTTGTCGTCGATGCCAATCGCTGCATTGCTTATCATACAATCGAAAATCGTGCCGAACAGTTACCTGAAGCGATCTCTTCCCGTCTTAATGGTTGGGTAGCTGGTTGCGATATTTGTCAAGATGTTTGTCCTTGGAACCAGCGTTTTGCTCGCACGACAGATATTAACGAATTTCATCCTTATCCGCACAATCTTGCCCCAAAACTCACAGAACTAGCAACAATAGAAGACGGCGAGTGGGATCGGCGCTTTACAGGTTCAGCCTTGCGGCGGATCAAACCCGAAATGCTGAGAAGGAACGCCCGTGCTAATCTTGAATCGTCGGCTACGATTGTTTATTCCGATTCACTGTAATGACCATTAAGGTGATATTTTTTGATTTTGACGGTACTATTGCCGATACACTTCACTCCATTGTCGGTATTACTAATCGCTTAGCTGTAGAATTCGGACATAAACCCATCAGCACCGCAGAAATTGCTCAGATTAAAAACCTAAGTTCGCGTCAAATTATCAAACAATCAGGAATATCAATTCTCAAATTTCCCCTGTTAGTTGCTAGAGTCAAATCAGAGTTGAATGCAGAAATTTCTAAAATTCAACCTTTTCCCGAGATTAAAGAAACTCTACTCGAATTGAGAAAACGAGTCGATAAAGTCGGCATCCTGAGTTCTAACTCTAAAGACAATATTTTTGCTTTTTTGGAACTCAATGATATGGATTATTTCTTTGACTTTATTTACACAGAAGCCGCTCTCTTCAGTAAGAGTAGAGTCATCAAAAAGATTTTGAAGCAAGAGAGGATTGCACCGTCAGAGAGTGTCTATGTCGGCGATGAAACCAGAGATATAGAAGCAGCAAAAAGAAGTAAAGTCACTGCGATCGCTGTTAGTTGGGGTTTCAACTCCGCCGCAGCGCTGGAACAATATCAGCCCGATTTTCTCATCCACCAACCAGCAGAACTGATCGCGGCGATCGACAAATTAAATACTAGTTGTTAGTTGACGGTTGACAGTTGATAGTTATCAGTGACTAGTGACTAGTGACTGGTGGCTAGAATTGCTCCCCCCTGCTCCCTGCTCCCTACTCCCTGCTCCCTTTCTACTGATAACTGCCTACTCTTCGTCTGTTGCCATTTCTTCCATCAGGCTGACTCGATCGATCGCAAATCCTAATTGCATCGCTAACTGAACAAATAAATCGATTTCTTCTTGTTGCCAATTTCTCGGTTCGGAACAGTGATGGGCAATTAACAATCCCAGTAACTCATTGTTTTTCAAGATTGGTGCTACCAAATTAGCTTTAACTGCAAACTGCTCTAATAATCGGCGATAGCAGTCTTCAACTCGTCCCTCTTGGTAAATATCATCAATGACTGTGACATGACCTTGCTGGTATATTTCGGCATACTTTTCTCTCATGCAAGGATCGTCAATTCTCACTCTTAAAGTTTGGGGCCAGCCTGGGGCAACAGACTCCGCCACGACAATGCCATCCCAATTACTAGAATCTAGACCGTAAACGACTACGCGATCGGTTTTGATCGCCCGTCTGACTTCTTTCACAGCAGTTTTCAGTAACTCTTCTAAAAATTGAGCTTGCTGAATTCGCAAAGTAATTTCTGTGAGTAAATCGGCACGTTCGGCATCAGCTTCCTGCTTTTCTAAAAATGCAACTTGTTCGGATGCTACTCCTACCTGTTTTGCCAAATGGGAGAATAACTCAACTTCATGAGGCAGCCAAACTCTAGGTTCAGAACATTGATTAACAATCAATAAACCAAATAATTGACCGTTTTTAGTAATCGGCGCTACCATTTGCGCTTTGATCGCAAACTGTTCCAACAATTTAATATGACAATCTGTCAGTTCTCCCCCATAAATATCGTGAGTCACGCAAATTCGACCATTGATATACTTTTCTACGCCCTCGTTCGACTCAGAAAAATACGTATCGGTAACTTTAATCTTTAAGCAGGAAGGTAAGCCAGGTAGAACAGATTCAGCGACAACACTACCACTCCAGTCAGGATTAAATTGATAGACGAAAACTCGATCGGCACTGAGGGCGCGACGTAGTTCCTTTGTCGCAGTTTTTAATAACTCGTTGAGATATTGTGCTTGTCGAAATTTGAGCGAAATTTCCGTCGCTATTTTAGCTGATTCAATCGTGGCAATTTGTTGATGGCTAACATCAACCTTTTCTAGTGCTGCACTATTGAGAATTGCTAGCGGAGAGTACGATTCATCCGGTTCTAATTTCGGCTTGTCATCTGCATCGACAACAGATTTTGCTGGACGCATGGCACGATTGGCAAAAAAAGCAGTCAACAAACCGATGAGTAGCAGCGATGCGACAACAGTTTCGATTAAAAGAGTCACTGGCAGCTGAGTGGGAGAATCAGCCAGGTCTGGATTGTCCACGCGGGCTTCAGCTTGGGCATTAAACTGCGGGACTACGCGATCGTCAGCTTGCGCAAGGGTTTTGTCAGTCAAAACTGGCAACATCCCAATGGCAATAATTAACGCTACGATCTTGGTTCTAAAATTGCTTTTTTGCCACCAAAGGCGATGTTTGGGAAGCGGAGTTGCTGGGTCTGGATTATTACGGCAAGATGGCGGATAATTGTTTCTAGAGCCATAAATTTTTATACTGCTAAACTTGTAAAATCGTATACTTTTAGAAATGGCGATACGGCTACTGGTGGAATACTGCTCGGCAAGATGGGAAGGAAATTGACTCATTGTGCGCTCGCTTGGCTAATACTCTGAAGACTGCTGCCGAAAAAAACTTTTACATCTAGCATCTTGAGGTCATTTTTAAATTTTTGCAATACTTTTCAACATAGGTAGCCCCATTTAGCTTTTTGATTTTAAACTTATGTACTTACTCCTCGGTCAACTTGTTTATACCAGCTTTGCTGGCAAAGGATTCAAAACTGTTTGCAGTCCGCAGGTTTCGCCAGAAATTCAGCAAGCTTTCTTGCAACATGTAGTTTCCCAACATTGGGATTCTTACAATCCTCCAGAACCCAAATATCGTGCGGCTTACATATATCAAATCGACTTAGAGCAAACTTTGTTTGGCTGGTTATACAACGATGGTGTGGACGAGCTAGGACGCGGCAACGTACCATATTTTATTTGTTATTACATTTCAGAACCACTATTTGATTTTCAACTAGCAAATATATTTACTTGTTTGGAGAGAGGTCCAGTAGCAATCTTAGATCGACATCAGCCTCGTGCATATGTAAAAACTAAGGTTTTATCGAATTTGTGGGACTACCAACCTGCAAAAGCAGGGGTATCAACTCCTCTGTACCTGCGACAGCAAAGCTATACAGACTTGCGCCAAGGAAATTTGTTAGAGCTATTTGTGCCGATTGACGCACAGGAAAGTGCCGTTGATTTCCCAGCAAGAACTTACGAGCAGCAAATGGCGAATCTTTCTATTTATAGCAGTTATGCAATTGATGGCTTAGAACTCGAACCGGGACAAGTTCTCACAGCAGATGCTGCGACTATTGCAGTCGATCCGATCGCCTCTGAGAGTCAGTCAAAACCCAAGTTACCGTTGTATCAATTCTACAAACAGACATTAGGAAAAGATCGAGAGTTAGAAAGTTTGATTCAAAAGGGTTCGACAAATTTATTATCCAAATACAAAAAAAATTCGACTGCCAGCCGCGATCGCCACCCTGCCTCGGCAAATACTAACTCCGGTCGCTTGGCATTAGCAGGAAATAACTTTTCCCAAATCGATTTTCAGCCGTTGCCATTAGGACAAACAGTTGATGGTAACGCCGAACGCCTGACTTGGTGTTATAAAAACTCTCAACTTTGGCTCAAGGTTGGCATTTTAGCAAGTGCCGTAGCGCTGGGGTTTTCGCTATACGGTCTGATCCATTCGGGGATGTCTAATACCGATTCGCGAGTCTACGTAGCATCGCAAGTCAAGCGCAATCGAAACTACAAAGCCCTGGCAGCAGTTCCTAACGTCCCTTCAGGCATGTTTCGTTATGGTGGCTCTACTACTTTTGCGCCACTGCGATCGCCCGCAACTGTCGCGACGATCGCCCAAGCTCAACCGCAATTCGATCTACTTTATACCGATCCTTATAAAAATAGACATGGCTCTACCGTAGGCATCCAAATGCTGCTAGCAGGTAAACTCAGCTTCGCACAATCTTCTCGCCCGATTCGAGCAGCAGAATTAAGACAAGCCCAACGACTCGGTTTTACTTTAGAACAAATTCCCGTGGCGATTGATGGCATTGCTCTATATGTCAATCCTCAAGTTGCCGTAACTGGGTTAACTCTGTCCCAAGTTAAAGATATTTTCACTGGGAAGATCGTTAACTGGAAACAACTCGGTGGTTCGGATTTACCGATCGTACCCATTAGCCGCGATCCTCAAGTCAGCGGTACTGCTGATTTTCTGCAAGAAAAAGTTCTGGCAGAAGAAAACTTTGGCTCCAACGTGCGATTAGTTAACACGACAACCGATGCCATCCGTGCTGTCGCCAAAACTCCAGGCGGAATCAGCTACGCTACTGCCTCAGAAGCAGTTCGCCAGCAGAGCATAGATCCTATTTCTTTAGCAACCATCTCTCCCTTGCCACTGGCTGCTAGTAACGGTGGCTTTGTTTCTCCTTTCGATCTGCAACGCAAAAATGTCGCTAATACTACAGCTTTTGCTAACGGTACTTATCCCTTAACTCGTCGCCTTTACATCATCGTCAAGCGAGATGGCAGCGTTGACGAACGCGCTGGGATTGCCTACACAAATTTATTATTTTCTGAAGAAGGACAGCAACTCGTGGAGCAAGCCGGTTTTGCCCCCTTGCGCCTACGCTGAGATTTTACCTTCTAAATACTCGCAAAAGTGAAAAAAATTTATTTTTTTACGTCTGGAGATTTCTTTTATCAGATAAACTTTTTTTATCTAAATATATTGGCTTTTACGAATTGTCTAGTCTGCCTCTAATGCTCGATGAAGACTCTAAGTTTTTTCTTTAAAACAGTGGACTGGCTGATGACTTGCTACTATGCTCGAAAGAGAGGATTTGTCAGCCTAATAACCGCCAACAACTGTTTGATTCAAATGCAAGACATTATAGAGACACACGGCTGTGAACTTCACGGAGTTGCACCACGCCTCATTCAACTAGAACGCGCTATATGCAATCCCTTTAGAGTCTAAATGTGCGTTTTTAGGAGCAGCATCAGAATTGCAGGTAGATTGACCGCAATTATATTTATTCTACTGTCGCAGCAAAATCAAGTGTAATCCTTGGAGTTATTTGCTAGCAATGCAGTGAATAGTGATGTATGGTATTTAACTTTCAGGAATAATAACTTAGTGGTATGCTGCTGCTAATCAATCGCACGTAACAATTAAGCTAATGTTACAAAAACCCTAGAGCCAAAAAAACTATGTCAGTGAAACTTCGCAAGCAGCATCTAACCGTGTCACCTCAAAACTTACCAAAAAATAGAACATTTAATCTTTTAAGCATCGGGCAAAGAGGCGTAGGAAAAACGGTTTTCCTCGTCGGTAGCTATACGGAGCTACAGACTGAAAGTTCCAAAAAGCAACCGCACAAATTATGGTTTGAATGCCAAGACAACCAGGTAAAGGAAAACGTAGATAAAATTCTTAAATATATAGATCAGACGGATCAGTATCCACCACCGACGATGAAAGTCGTCAACTTCAGCTTTAACCTAAAACGACAAAGCTTGTGGGGCGAAAAAACAGTATGCCATTTCCGCTGGAATGATATCCCTGGAGAAATCTGCGACGTTCACAACTCTGATTTTCGCGAACTCGTGTTTAACTCGCACGGCTGCTGCGTATTTATTGATGCCTACGCTCTCAGGCACAGCGATGCTTACATTCAAGTATTGGAAAATATCTTTGAGCAAGTTATGGCATTGACGAGCTTGGTTTATCTCAATGGATTAAATTATCCATTAGCTATAGTGCTAACTAAGTACGATCTATTAGAATCTAATGCAGCAACTCAAAAAGTCATAAAAAATAAATTAGAACCTTTGATTGCTCATCTCAATACCGTCAAAGCGCGCTACGAGATTTTTCATTCCTCCATACCTCTAGTCCGAGAAAACAACATCGTCACTCTCAAACCCAAAGGAACAGCCATCGCTTTTCTTTGGTTAGTATGGGAGCTAAACAAAATACATAGCTCCAGTGCAGATAGTCAGCTTTTGGGATTAATTCATCGCCTTATCCCTGGCGATGCCAACGCTCGCTCGAAGAACCCTAACGGAGTGATGCAATCTTTATTCGATTCTAACCGCAAAGCGAGTACTCAAAGCGATCGCCACTCCTCCCTCAAGGAGAAAATGGGGTCGAAACTCGGGTGGTTCCTTGGCATTGGTTTAGTTGGAATAGCTGTATTGTCTCTACTCGGTTACCAACGGTCTACTTCACAGATTCGCACGGGTGAAGCATTGTACGATGTTGAAGCTTTACAACAAGCTGGACAAATAGATAAAGCGATCGCTTCGTTGGAACAACTAGTACAAAACAATCCCGATAATATAGATTTGCGTTTGCGCTTAGCAGAGCAATACGAGCTAACAGGTAATGCTGCTGGTGCAGAAAAAACTTACGACCAAATTTTGGCAAGACAAAACAATAACCTTAAAGCTTTAGTACGCAAAGCTGTGCTGCGTCAAATTCATAAAGATAGTCAAGGTGCGGCTCAGTTATTTGAGCAAGCAGAAGCAGCGGCTCCAGATGCTCTGAAACCACAAATTCGCACCTTAGCTAAAAAAACCTTAAATTCTTCTCAAGAAAATCAGAAGTTGAAAGGAGCGAAAACCACAGAACCCAAGAGCGATTGATAGGTTTTATCCTCCAGATAATTGCGGCTAGCCCTCAAATCTTCTCTGTCCGTATAGGGGAAAGTGTAGCATTTGTAGCTGCTCGAAATTTGCAGTTCGATTGGCAACTTATCTCTAGCCTCTTTTTGATGAGTGTTGCGTTCAGAGAAGTTCTTCCATTAAAAAAGTCTTTACTAGAAGTGAATTGGCTGTATAATAATTTACAACGCTATCAAGATCGTTTGGATAATATGCATCTGTCAGATAAAAAACGTTACAGTCTTGATGCACGCACTACTAGTAAAAGCTAGCTCAACAACCAACAGCCAATCGGCAATTTATAGGTTGAGTGCTAGCAGATTTACCGAAATAATGTATGAAGAAAAGCCGCAAGTTGCAATTAATAATTCTGTGGTTACCTATATCTAGTTTTTGCTTCTGTTTCAATCTCCTTTCAATCGATATAGTAAGAGCAGAAGCATGTTCCGATCGCGAAATTAATTCTTATATAACAAAACTAGGCAACACTAACGAATGGATATTTACTGTAGCAGCACTGAAAAAGTGTGGCGATCGCGCAGTCAAAGCATTGAGTCAAGAATTACAGCAAAAGGACGAAAGCATTAGAATTAATGCGGTTGCCGCTTTGGGAAGTCTGGGAGCAGCGGCGCACTCGGCAATTCCGGCTTTGAGCGTTACAGCTTTAGCAGATAAAAGTCCCGTAGTACGTTCTAGTGCAGCATACGCGCTTGGTAGTATGGGAGTAGCAGCAGAAAGTGCCGTCCCCGCGCTCACAGTCGCACTACAAGATGAAGATAGATCGGTGCGAGCGATGGTTGTATCTGCAATTGGTAGCATGGGGGCAGCAGCAGAAAGTGCCGTTCCCGCACTGAGCCAGACGCTCAGCGATCCCGATCGCACCGTGCGATCGAACGCTATCTATGCTTGGGCTAAAATTGCGACTGGCTGGCAGCAAAAAGCCGCAACGCTTTCCCATCTCCAATTAGAACGAGACATTCGCGAATTGGAAACGGCGCTGAAAATTATTGAAACCAGTCAAGAGTTATTTCCAGAAGCAGAGGTAGCGCTCTTACGTCAGTCATTGCAAATACTCAAATCGCAGCGATACCCCAATTGGAGCGAGAACGTACTGAAATTGCTCTCGCAGTATCGATGGCTACCAATTGGGATAGTATATATCGCTACGCTGACATCATTTTGGTCGCTACTCCTCTGGCAGCGTCCGCTGTGGATTTTAGGTATTAACAATGCATTACAACGATACTCTAGCATTGCTTTACCTGGTTTTTCCGGCCGAATAAAATTGCCAATTAACTGGTTAGTTTTAGTTAGTTTTTTCCACTATCATCCCAGGGTGCTGAATGCTTGGTTTGCTACCCAAACGCTCGATCCTCAGACGCAGCAGCAGGCACTCGCTCAATCTAATGCTGCAAGCAAACCTACCGATCTGCCGTTGTTAGAAGCAGACAGCGTGCAAAAATATGCCAAAGCAATCGCCTGGGAATGTATCAAGCAGACATTTCAACCAGCCGCAGTCAAACGCGAACAATTACTCAGTGAGATTGGAGCGATCGCGGGATACGATACCGCTAAAATTTACTTAGAACATTTAGAACAAAATCTCGGTTTGCTGCAAGCGATCGGTAAGGCACAAGATAAAGTGCGCTTTACTCACGATCTGTTAGCAGAATATCTAGCTAGCCAATATCTCGTAGAATTATGTTGCGACAATGAAAACAACTGGCGCAAGTTCTTGGCACGAGTAGACACCGTTCCCGATTGCGTGGCGATGAAGAGATTTTTATTATCTGTACGAGACTGCTGCATGGCTTTACAAGCAACAGTAAAAGTGCCTAGCTTTGTCACTGAAGAACTGAGTCAACGTGCTGGTATCGCTCAAAAATCACCCTCACAGATCCAGGCTGTATAGGCTAGTGGAAATTGGTAACGGGTAGTTGGTGAAAGGCAAGTCGTAAGTCGTAAGTCGTAAGCCATTTTTCTCCCTCAGCTCCCGATCGCTCCGCGACTCTATCTTCCCCCTGCTCCCTGCTCCCTGACAACTGATTCGCTAAACTACTCGTATAAGAACGATAGTATTAGCAATACATGACACCAGAAGAAATTGCCAACACCCTAACAGATTTATTTCATTCTGCACCCGTACAAGCGATCGCTCCTGGTTCCTGGCAAATCGAAACACCGGAATTTCGCCTATTAGTTCTGCTATCAGACGATCGCTCTTGGCTGCGAGTATTATTACCAATTGTATCGGCGCAGGCAGCTCAACCATTTATGGAACAGTTGCTTGAAGCTAACTTTGACGACACTCAGGAAGTACGCTACGCCTTACATCAAGGAGTCGTGTGGGGAGTCTTTCAGCACAATCGTGCAAGCTTGAGTACGACAGATTTTACCGAAGCGATCGCGCGCTTAATTTCCTTAAATCAAGCGGGGTTAACAAATGCATTTAGCCAATTGGTAGAAACGAAACTACGGCAAATCGTTACAGCGCAAAAGCAGCAAGGACAATCTCTAGAAGCTACCCTGCAAAATCTCAGCAGAATGTACGATGAGGGATTGCTAGGCGACTTACAACAAGGAGCAGAGTCGCGGGAGCAAGTCATGGCAGCATGGAAATATCAGTTAGAAAGGTTGTGGTTAGAAGTAGAACCATAATGGATATTATTCAAATCCTCCGGCAAGACTACCAAAGATTTCCCGACAACCAGACATACAGCATCTATGCTTCAGATGTCTTTTTCCAAGATCCCCTCAACCGTTTTCGTGGTGTCGAGCGATACAAACAGATGATTAATTTCATCAACACCTGGTTTATTGCTGTCAAGATGGATTTACATGATATTCGCCAGGAAGGGGACACCATTAAGACAGAGTGGACGTTGAGTTGGAATACTCCCCTCCCCTGGAAACCCCGCATTGCTATTCCTGGCTGGAGTGAGTTACACCTCAATCCCCAAGGATTAATTGATTCCCACATCGATTACTGGAACTGTTCGCGATTAGATGTGGTAAAACAGCATTTTGGGAGTGGAAAGGGGTGATGAAGTGGTCATGAGTGAGTGGTAATTGGTAACTGTCAACTGATAACTGTCAACTGATAACCGATCGGCGGAGTAAACCTGATGATTGCTAGTCCAC
This genomic stretch from Scytonema millei VB511283 harbors:
- a CDS encoding DUF2358 domain-containing protein — encoded protein: MDIIQILRQDYQRFPDNQTYSIYASDVFFQDPLNRFRGVERYKQMINFINTWFIAVKMDLHDIRQEGDTIKTEWTLSWNTPLPWKPRIAIPGWSELHLNPQGLIDSHIDYWNCSRLDVVKQHFGSGKG
- a CDS encoding HEAT repeat domain-containing protein; its protein translation is MKKSRKLQLIILWLPISSFCFCFNLLSIDIVRAEACSDREINSYITKLGNTNEWIFTVAALKKCGDRAVKALSQELQQKDESIRINAVAALGSLGAAAHSAIPALSVTALADKSPVVRSSAAYALGSMGVAAESAVPALTVALQDEDRSVRAMVVSAIGSMGAAAESAVPALSQTLSDPDRTVRSNAIYAWAKIATGWQQKAATLSHLQLERDIRELETALKIIETSQELFPEAEVALLRQSLQILKSQRYPNWSENVLKLLSQYRWLPIGIVYIATLTSFWSLLLWQRPLWILGINNALQRYSSIALPGFSGRIKLPINWLVLVSFFHYHPRVLNAWFATQTLDPQTQQQALAQSNAASKPTDLPLLEADSVQKYAKAIAWECIKQTFQPAAVKREQLLSEIGAIAGYDTAKIYLEHLEQNLGLLQAIGKAQDKVRFTHDLLAEYLASQYLVELCCDNENNWRKFLARVDTVPDCVAMKRFLLSVRDCCMALQATVKVPSFVTEELSQRAGIAQKSPSQIQAV